One Candidatus Aminicenantes bacterium genomic window, CCGGCCGGGGCGACCGCCATGTCTTCGTCTTCGGCCACGAGCCGGCGTTCGAGACCAACCACAAAGACAACCTGGCCTTCTTTCCGGAGGCGCGCGATCGCTTCTGGGACAGCCTCGGCGCCGCCGGCGCCCGGGTTTATCTCTGCGGGCATGACCACTTCTACAACCGGGCTTTGATCCGGGACGGTGCCGGCCGGGAAATCCGGCAGATCATTGCGGGGACGGGAGGCGGCAGCCTGAAGGCCTGGCCCGGCGCCTACGGCGACAAGCGGGTGATCGGCGAGTTCCACGACGACAAGCACCGCGGGTATCTTCTTGTCACCGTCGAAGAGTTGCGGGCGACGATCGAGTGGAAGGCTCTGTTGGATGAGGGCGGTGCCGCCGTTTGGCGGGTCCTCGATTCCTTCGCCTACTCGCTCATTCCACGGCACTGATCGGGCCTTCATCAGGACTTGGGAGAAGCACCACCCGGACTTTGCTACCTTCTCTCGGCATATAATGCTGTTTGAATTGTCAAATATAGCATTTATAATAATCTTCGTTTAGTTGATGGCTTATTTCGGAGGGGAAGATGCCGCGGCGCATTCCGAAAATTGGAATTCCTTCGACTCTATTACTGTTATCGATTCTCGTTGGAGCTCAGCAAATTGAGACGGTGAACCGCGTCCGTGTGATCCACAATGAAAAGGGCGGGAAATGGGGCGCCGATTTGAAAGTTCGGCTGGAGCTGGTCCGGACGATCGGCGGGCTCGACGCCGAAGAGAATCTGTCGTTCTACAATCCCTCCGATATCGTCAGGGATTCTTTGGGGAATATCTATATCCTGGACTCCGGCAACAACCGCATCCAGAAGCTCAATCCAGAGGGGAAATATCTTAAAACTATAGGAAGAAAAGGACAAGGTCCGGGTGAGTTCCAAGAAGCCTATTCCATGGACATCGACGAGGCGGATGACCTCTTCGTTTTAGGGAGCGGACGCATCGAAGTCTTTTCGTCGGGAGGACGACCGTTAAAGACGATTAAGTTATCAGATTTCTTTACGATTCGGATCAGACTTCTGAAAGCCGGCCTTATAGCTAGAATAAGGGGTCGGAGTTTTAAAATGGCGATGAAGCAAGGTAAGAAGCTCCCCAATCTTTTGGATGTGATCGATCAAAAAGGAAAGATCAAGTTCGCCTTTGGGGACCCCACGGATTATGGAGACAGGGTAACGAGTTATTACGCCAATCAATTCCAACTGGATACAGACTCGGAGAAGAACATCTGCTTGAGCTTTTGGCAACAAAACAGGATCGAGAAATATTCGCCGGACGGAAAGATCCTCTGGCGCGCGGACAGGCCTTTGAATTTTAGGACGGACGTTATTGAAAAGGGTTCCATCGATCGGAAAAGGGGTAATCAGGAAATACAGCCAAAGATTAATACCGTATCCAAGGGCATTGCGGTGGATGGTCAAGGCAGAATCTGGGTTGTGACTTTGCGTCGCCAGCTAGCCAAGGAGGAGGAATCCCTGGGCAGTTCAATCGTATCGACGGATACCGGGGTGGTTGCTCGAACAAAACCCGTCCAGCCCAAGATCGTGAAGGCGAATGTCTATAAGCTCGAGATTTTCGATTCGGTCGGCATCCTCTTGGGCGAAATTCCGCTTGCCCACCATGCTGATGGAATTCGGATATTTAAGGATAATTTGTTCATCCGTGAAGACAACGAGGCGATGTTCTATCAGTATCAAATCGTTGAGAAATGAAATGAAAGGATTATTCTGATTTGATTACATTAGCCTCCGGCTTGAGGCCTGATTTATCAGGCGGATCTGGGGATAAGGAGGCTTGACTTCGTTGGCTTATGTAATTACAGTAATTACATGAAATCCGTCGAAGTCAAAATCGCCAAGATCGGCAATTCCCGCGGCGTCCGTCTTCCGGCGGAAGTTCTCAAGCGCTACCGGATGGATTCCATCGTTCTCATGGAGGAGACCGCCGAGGGAATCGTCCTGCGGCCATCCGGCTCGGCCGTGAAAAAACTCTCCTGGGAGGAGACGGCCGCGGAGATGGCGGCGGAGGGGGAGGATTGGAGCGACTGGGAATCAGTCGTCGGCGACGGCTTGGAAACCGTTCCGTGGACTTGCGAAGCGCCGAAGAGAGTCATGGAAAAGACCGCGGCCTATCGATCGAAGTCGGATTCCACGAAGAAAACGGTCCGACGCTTTGAGATCCTTTGGGCCGATATGAACCCGGTCCGCGGCGCCGAGACGGCCAAATCGAGACCCGTAGTGATCGTCAGCCGGGACGATCTGAATGCCCGCCTCCAAACGGTCGTTATCTGCCCTCTGACGAGCCGATTGCATCCGCATTGGAAATCCAGGCTCCAGGTCGTTTGCGCCGGGCGACCCGCGGAAATCGCCGTCGACCAAATCCGGGCCATTAGCCGGTCCCGACTCCTCAAAAAGATAGGGTCTCTGTCCGATGGCGAGTCCGCCGCCCTCGGCCGCCTTATCACCGAGATGTACGGCGAATAGGCAGAAGACGGCCGTTTAATAGATCCGCACCATGGCGCAGCCCCTGACTAGGGGCACGTCCAAG contains:
- a CDS encoding 6-bladed beta-propeller, with translation MPRRIPKIGIPSTLLLLSILVGAQQIETVNRVRVIHNEKGGKWGADLKVRLELVRTIGGLDAEENLSFYNPSDIVRDSLGNIYILDSGNNRIQKLNPEGKYLKTIGRKGQGPGEFQEAYSMDIDEADDLFVLGSGRIEVFSSGGRPLKTIKLSDFFTIRIRLLKAGLIARIRGRSFKMAMKQGKKLPNLLDVIDQKGKIKFAFGDPTDYGDRVTSYYANQFQLDTDSEKNICLSFWQQNRIEKYSPDGKILWRADRPLNFRTDVIEKGSIDRKRGNQEIQPKINTVSKGIAVDGQGRIWVVTLRRQLAKEEESLGSSIVSTDTGVVARTKPVQPKIVKANVYKLEIFDSVGILLGEIPLAHHADGIRIFKDNLFIREDNEAMFYQYQIVEK
- a CDS encoding type II toxin-antitoxin system PemK/MazF family toxin, with product MKSVEVKIAKIGNSRGVRLPAEVLKRYRMDSIVLMEETAEGIVLRPSGSAVKKLSWEETAAEMAAEGEDWSDWESVVGDGLETVPWTCEAPKRVMEKTAAYRSKSDSTKKTVRRFEILWADMNPVRGAETAKSRPVVIVSRDDLNARLQTVVICPLTSRLHPHWKSRLQVVCAGRPAEIAVDQIRAISRSRLLKKIGSLSDGESAALGRLITEMYGE